The Falco rusticolus isolate bFalRus1 chromosome 15, bFalRus1.pri, whole genome shotgun sequence genome has a segment encoding these proteins:
- the SLC22A31 gene encoding putative solute carrier family 22 member 31, which translates to MAAGAAARPRGRRAAGGWAPCAALALGWALGWALGAAPSHRCRPDAALLPPPLRRLAGAALLRAAVPRLRGGWSPCQLYRYRPGPGPGAARPNGTGPCTRGWHYALPAAGLRSNLVTQWDLVCASRWKVPLEQTTHLLGWTLGSVAAGLACDRFGRRAAFVVSLVLAVPLGLGVALAIDFVMVLVARLLFGAALAGAFLSLYVARLELCDPPHRLGVTMVAVFFWIAGELLLPGLAVLCRDWRVLQGTVTMILALLAACWWCPALLLESPRWLLATQQLERARKTLQALAESSGPGDDSSCHEESLLAELESLSEGSPQPRYHAVCEIFGTRVIWKNSVILGFTAFIGSGIRHCFTRNLAPHLPHFFSSYFVLVGTEAAACLFVCVTAERFGRRAILLLCAILTGISSLLLLALTQYLLDLIVLTLSVVGITASHAVTILSIFFASEVLPTVVRGAGLGLVVGASFVGKAAAPITAIPNSRGFFLHHVVFASFAILAVLSIMLLPESQGRSLPQSLQDGESQRRPPLFRQPPREDHLPLISPHSIPHDYSHLAASTKGLLSSPAAPHKI; encoded by the exons atggcggcgggggcggcggcgcggccgcggggccggcgggcggcgggggggtgggCGCCGTGCGCGGCGCTGGCGCTGGGGTGGGCGCTGGGGTGGGCGCTGGGGGCGGCCCCGTCCCACCGCTGCCGGCCCGACGcggcgctgctgccgccgccgctccgccgcctGGCGGGGGCCGCGCTGCTCCGTGCCGCCGTCCCGCGGCTCCGCGGCGGCTGGAGCCCCTGCCAGCTGTACCGGTaccggcccgggcccggccccggggccgcccgccccaACGGCACCGGGCCCTGCACCCGCGGCTGGCACTacgccctgcccgccgccgggcTCCGCTCCAACCTCGTCACCCAG TGGGACCTGGTCTGCGCCTCGCGCTGGAAGGTGCCCCTGGAGCAGACCACGCACTTGCTGGGCTGGACGCTGGGCAGCGTTGCCGCTGGCCTGGCCTGTGACAG GTTTGGCCGCCGGGCTGCCTTCGTGGTGTCCCTGGTGCTGGCGGTGCCCTTGGGGCTCGGCGTGGCGTTGGCCATCGACTTCGTCATGGTGCTGGTGGCGCGGCTGCTCTTCGGGGCGGCGCTGGCTGGCGCCTTCCTCTCCCTCTACGTGGCAC ggctggagctgtgtgACCCCCCGCACCGACTGGGGGTGACGATGGTGGCCGTTTTCTTCTGGATCGccggggagctgctgctgccggggctggctgtgctgtgccggGACTGGCGGGTGCTGCAGGGCACCGTCACCATgatcctggctctgctggctgcctgctggtg GTGCCCGGCACTGCTGCTGGAGTCACCGCGCTGGCTGCTGGCCAcgcagcagctggagagggcCAGGAAGACCTTGCAGGCGCTGGCCGAAAGCAGTGGCCCTGGCGACGACAGCTCCTGCCACGAGGAGAGCCTCCTCGCCG AGCTGGAGTCCCTGTCTGAGGGGTCCCCGCAGCCCCGGTACCACGCCGTCTGCGAGATCTTCGGCACCAGGGTCATCTGGAAGAACAGCGTCATCCTTGGCTTCACGGC GTTCATCGGCTCTGGCATCCGCCACTGCTTCACCCGCAACCTGGCCCCCCACCTGCCgcatttcttctcttcctaCTTCGTCCTGGTGGGCACcgaggcagctgcctgcctcttcGTCTGTGTGACGGCCGAGCGCTTCGGGCGCCGCGCCATCCTCCTGCTCTGCGCCATCCTCACCGGCATCtcctcccttctgctgctggccCTCACTCAGT aCCTGCTGGACCTCATTGTCCTGACCCTGTCCGTGGTGGGCATCACTGCCTCCCATGCCGTCACCATCCTCAGCATCTTCTTTGCCAGTGAGGTTCTCCCCACCGTGGTCAG gggtgcagggctgggccTCGTCGTGGGGGCCAGCTTCGTGGGCAAGGCAGCCGCCCCCATCACTGCCATCCCCAACAGCCGCGGCTTCTTCCTGCACCACGTGGTGTTCGCCTCCTTCGCCATCCTCGCCGTCCTCAGCATcatgctgctgccagagagCCAGGGCCGCAGCCTGCCCCAGTCCCTGCAGGATGGCGAGAGCCAGCGCCGCCCCCCCCTGTTCCGCCAGCCCCCCCGCGAGGACCACCTGCCCCTGATCTCcccccacagcatcccccaTGACTACTCCCACCTCGCTGCCTCCACCAAGGGGTTGCTGAGCTCCCCGGCTGCCCCCCACAAGATATAA